In one window of Rhodospirillales bacterium RIFCSPLOWO2_02_FULL_58_16 DNA:
- a CDS encoding biotin synthase BioB — MTRAEILSLFQLPFNDLLWQAHQTHRENFDPNTVQLSSLISIKTGGCAEDCAYCTQSAHFDTGSEVTSMAPVGEVVAAAKKAQAAGATRFCMGAAWRGLKDRDLAAAVEMIRAVKALGMETCMTLGMVTDAQATALKEIGLDYYNHNIDTSPEYYGKVVTTHDYHDRLATLGSVRKAGIKVCTGGIIGMGESRDDRAGMLETLANMNPHPDSVPINMLVAMPGTPLAGVPPLSPLEMVRMVAAARILMPRSYVRLSAGRKGMTAETQALCFFAGANSIFYGDKLLTADNRDLDEDRELFAELGISAQLSPA, encoded by the coding sequence ATGACGCGGGCGGAGATACTTTCCCTCTTTCAACTGCCGTTCAACGATCTTCTCTGGCAAGCCCATCAGACGCATCGTGAGAACTTCGACCCCAACACGGTGCAACTAAGCTCATTGATATCCATCAAGACCGGCGGCTGCGCCGAAGATTGCGCCTACTGCACGCAAAGCGCCCATTTTGACACCGGCTCCGAGGTCACTTCGATGGCGCCCGTCGGCGAAGTGGTCGCGGCGGCGAAAAAGGCCCAGGCGGCGGGCGCCACCCGCTTTTGCATGGGCGCCGCCTGGCGCGGACTCAAGGACCGTGATCTCGCCGCCGCCGTCGAGATGATCCGGGCAGTGAAGGCGCTGGGCATGGAAACCTGCATGACGCTGGGCATGGTGACCGACGCCCAGGCGACGGCGTTAAAGGAAATCGGTCTGGACTACTACAACCACAATATCGACACCTCGCCGGAGTACTACGGCAAGGTGGTCACCACCCATGATTACCATGACCGGCTGGCGACGCTGGGATCGGTGCGCAAGGCGGGGATCAAGGTGTGCACCGGCGGCATCATCGGCATGGGCGAGAGCCGCGACGACAGGGCCGGGATGCTGGAGACCCTGGCCAACATGAACCCTCACCCCGACAGCGTCCCCATCAACATGCTGGTGGCGATGCCGGGGACGCCGCTTGCGGGCGTTCCGCCGCTGAGTCCGCTGGAGATGGTGCGTATGGTGGCGGCGGCCCGCATTCTCATGCCCCGCTCCTATGTGCGCCTGTCGGCGGGACGCAAGGGGATGACGGCGGAGACCCAGGCCTTGTGCTTCTTCGCCGGCGCCAATTCCATCTTTTACGGCGACAAGCTGCTGACCGCCGACAACCGTGATCTTGACGAGGATCGAGAATTGTTCGCAGAGCTTGGCATCAGCGCACAGTTATCTCCTGCCTGA
- a CDS encoding dethiobiotin synthase, translated as MTGGLFVAGTDTSVGKTVVAACLVKAMDGDYWKPVQSGLGDDADTATVARLTGLSGDRLHPPAYEFTNPLSPHQAALLEGVAIDMERFQLPRTSRPLVVEGAGGLLVPLNDTHTMIDLIIRLGLPVALVTRSGLGAINHTLLSLEALNARAVSVIGVIVNGPSNPGNVEAIRHYGRVRVIFEMPELVPLDGAAVKRAAESLSGIPG; from the coding sequence ATGACCGGCGGTCTGTTCGTCGCCGGCACTGATACCAGTGTCGGCAAGACCGTCGTCGCCGCCTGTCTGGTCAAGGCGATGGACGGCGACTACTGGAAGCCTGTGCAATCAGGACTTGGCGACGACGCGGATACGGCGACGGTGGCCCGGTTGACGGGCCTGTCCGGTGATCGTCTGCATCCTCCCGCCTATGAATTCACAAACCCCCTGTCCCCTCATCAGGCGGCGCTGCTGGAGGGCGTCGCCATCGACATGGAGCGCTTTCAACTGCCCCGGACCAGCCGCCCGCTGGTGGTGGAAGGCGCCGGAGGGTTGCTGGTTCCATTAAATGATACGCATACCATGATTGATTTGATCATCCGCCTCGGCCTGCCGGTGGCGCTGGTGACGCGCAGCGGTCTCGGCGCCATCAACCATACCCTGTTGAGTCTGGAAGCGTTGAACGCCCGCGCCGTTTCCGTTATCGGGGTCATCGTCAACGGACCATCGAATCCGGGCAATGTCGAGGCCATTCGGCATTATGGCCGGGTCCGGGTTATCTTCGAGATGCCGGAGCTGGTCCCTCTCGACGGCGCGGCGGTAAAGCGGGCGGCGGAGAGTTTGTCAGGAATACCGGGATGA
- a CDS encoding MucR family transcriptional regulator, which translates to MSEKSSANELLELTTEIVASYVSNNSVAVGEIPQLIHDVYRSLGSVGGAVVAPDRPKPAVPIKKSVFPDYVICLEDGKKLKMLKRHLKTAYNMLPSEYRERWGLASDYPMVAPNYARHRSALAKKIGLGTKPRMARRKAG; encoded by the coding sequence ATGTCAGAAAAATCAAGCGCAAATGAATTATTGGAGTTAACGACGGAGATCGTCGCTTCTTATGTAAGCAATAATTCCGTGGCGGTCGGTGAAATCCCTCAGTTAATTCACGACGTTTACAGGTCTCTGGGGTCGGTGGGAGGCGCCGTGGTCGCGCCTGATCGGCCCAAGCCCGCCGTTCCGATAAAGAAATCCGTATTTCCTGATTATGTTATTTGTCTTGAAGACGGCAAGAAGTTGAAGATGCTTAAGCGGCATCTCAAAACCGCCTATAACATGCTGCCTTCCGAGTACAGGGAACGTTGGGGGCTGGCTTCGGACTATCCGATGGTGGCGCCGAACTACGCCAGGCATCGCAGCGCCCTGGCCAAGAAGATCGGACTCGGCACCAAGCCCCGCATGGCCCGTCGCAAGGCCGGTTGA
- a CDS encoding adenosylmethionine--8-amino-7-oxononanoate transaminase: MSRAGELSGLDRRHVWHPFTQAGTSPDPVVVREARGAVLYAEDGREFLDMISSWWVTLHGHAHPAIAEAVADQAARLEQVIFAGFTHAPAVRLAKRLATLLPGDLNRVFFSDDGSTAVEVALKLAHQYWRNTGNPERRRYLSFEGGYHGDTVGAMSAGSKSGLFDHWQDLMFKVTALPFPATWEGDLNVEEKEALSLHVLDACLDEMSGETAALIVEPLVQGAGGMRMCRPEFLRAVAGRIKDAGILLILDEVMTGFGRTGDMFACLKAEVTPDIICLSKGLTGGFLPMSVTVAADAVYDAFVGDALSKAFAHGHSFTANPSGCAAALASLDLLEKDETKERIKMIEAVHHRRLFSLPESPRLARHRVMGTIAAVDVECRDAGYAAEVGPILREFFMDRGLLIRPLGNVIYLLPPYCVSEDQLHRAYDAIAAAVVEVIK, translated from the coding sequence ATGAGCCGCGCCGGGGAACTGTCGGGCCTGGACCGTCGCCACGTCTGGCACCCGTTTACCCAAGCCGGGACATCGCCCGATCCGGTGGTGGTGCGCGAGGCCAGGGGCGCGGTGCTGTACGCCGAGGACGGGCGCGAGTTCCTGGATATGATCTCGTCGTGGTGGGTCACCCTGCACGGCCACGCCCATCCGGCCATCGCCGAGGCCGTGGCCGATCAGGCGGCGCGGCTGGAACAGGTTATCTTCGCCGGCTTTACCCATGCTCCCGCCGTTCGTCTGGCGAAGCGACTGGCGACGTTGCTGCCCGGCGACCTCAACCGCGTATTCTTCTCCGACGACGGCTCGACGGCGGTGGAGGTGGCGCTCAAGCTGGCCCATCAGTATTGGCGCAATACAGGAAATCCCGAACGGCGGCGCTATCTCTCCTTCGAGGGCGGCTACCATGGCGATACGGTGGGAGCGATGTCGGCGGGAAGCAAGTCGGGGCTGTTCGACCACTGGCAGGATTTGATGTTCAAGGTGACCGCCCTTCCCTTTCCGGCCACCTGGGAGGGCGACCTGAACGTGGAAGAAAAGGAAGCCCTGAGCCTGCATGTGCTGGATGCCTGTCTCGACGAAATGAGCGGCGAGACCGCCGCCCTTATCGTCGAGCCGCTGGTGCAGGGCGCCGGCGGCATGCGCATGTGCCGGCCGGAGTTTTTACGCGCCGTCGCCGGGCGGATCAAAGACGCCGGAATATTACTCATCCTGGACGAGGTGATGACCGGATTCGGACGCACCGGCGACATGTTCGCCTGCCTTAAGGCCGAGGTGACGCCGGACATCATCTGCCTGTCCAAGGGATTGACCGGAGGTTTTCTGCCGATGTCGGTAACTGTCGCCGCCGACGCCGTTTATGACGCCTTTGTGGGGGATGCCTTGAGCAAGGCCTTCGCTCATGGCCATTCGTTTACCGCCAACCCGTCGGGTTGCGCGGCGGCGCTGGCGTCCCTTGATCTGCTGGAGAAAGACGAAACCAAAGAGCGCATAAAGATGATCGAGGCCGTTCACCATCGGCGCCTGTTTTCATTACCGGAAAGTCCCAGGCTGGCTCGTCACCGCGTTATGGGAACAATCGCCGCCGTTGATGTAGAATGCCGAGACGCCGGCTATGCGGCGGAAGTGGGGCCGATACTCAGGGAATTTTTCATGGACCGGGGATTGTTGATTCGCCCGCTGGGCAACGTGATTTATCTGCTGCCTCCGTACTGCGTCAGCGAAGATCAGCTTCACAGAGCCTATGACGCCATAGCCGCCGCCGTCGTTGAGGTGATCAAATGA
- a CDS encoding 8-amino-7-oxononanoate synthase, with product MARLDDRLKPFLKELRRRDGFRTLKAGRPDGAAALWRDGRRLVNFSSNNYLGLAQHPALIERADEWTRKWGAGAGASRLVTGTYEIHQAVEDKLARLKGAEAALIFNSGYQANSSILPALLDGDLPGAKALVFSDRLAHASIHHGCQSAGTRQIRYRHNDLGHLESLLAKNEGKPGQRFILTESVFSMDGDVADLEALAGLAERFNAFLYVDDAHATGVLGPNGMGLADGADLAIGTFSKALGCFGAYATCSKPMKDYLINRCSGFIYSTALPPGVLGAMDAALDIAPGMNAERRRLHANADKLRRALAMAGIAGAGSTTQIVPAVIGGEAAAVEASRILEDEGVLGIAIRPPTVPRGSSRIRFAVTADHTDEDMDLLIGILPRLAGLRR from the coding sequence ATGGCTCGGCTGGATGATCGATTAAAACCTTTCCTGAAGGAATTGCGGCGGCGCGACGGCTTCCGTACGCTCAAGGCCGGTCGCCCCGACGGCGCGGCGGCGTTGTGGCGGGACGGGCGGCGCCTGGTCAATTTTTCATCCAACAACTACCTGGGCCTGGCCCAACACCCGGCGCTGATAGAACGCGCCGACGAGTGGACGCGAAAATGGGGCGCCGGCGCCGGAGCTTCGCGGCTGGTCACCGGAACCTATGAAATACATCAGGCGGTGGAAGACAAGCTGGCGCGTCTCAAGGGCGCCGAGGCCGCCCTTATCTTTAACTCCGGCTATCAGGCCAACAGTTCTATACTGCCGGCGCTGCTGGACGGCGATCTGCCGGGGGCAAAAGCCCTGGTATTCAGTGATCGGCTGGCGCACGCCAGCATCCACCACGGCTGTCAAAGCGCCGGAACGCGCCAAATCAGATACCGCCATAACGATCTCGGTCATCTGGAATCCCTTCTCGCCAAGAACGAAGGAAAGCCGGGACAACGGTTTATTCTCACCGAATCCGTATTCAGCATGGATGGCGACGTTGCCGACCTTGAGGCGCTGGCCGGTCTTGCCGAACGCTTCAACGCCTTCCTCTACGTTGACGATGCCCACGCCACCGGGGTGCTCGGCCCGAACGGCATGGGGCTTGCCGACGGCGCCGATCTGGCAATCGGCACTTTCAGCAAGGCGCTCGGTTGTTTCGGCGCCTATGCCACCTGTTCCAAGCCGATGAAGGACTACCTGATCAACCGTTGTTCGGGGTTCATTTACTCGACGGCGTTGCCTCCCGGCGTTCTCGGGGCCATGGACGCGGCGCTGGATATCGCCCCCGGCATGAACGCCGAACGTCGACGCCTGCACGCCAACGCCGATAAACTGCGCCGGGCGCTGGCTATGGCCGGAATCGCCGGCGCCGGCTCGACCACCCAGATCGTCCCCGCCGTAATCGGCGGCGAGGCGGCGGCTGTGGAGGCCTCCCGCATCCTGGAAGACGAGGGTGTACTCGGCATCGCCATTCGTCCGCCTACCGTCCCCAGGGGAAGCAGTCGCATCCGCTTTGCCGTCACCGCCGATCATACCGACGAGGACATGGACTTGCTGATCGGCATCCTTCCCCGCCTCGCCGGGTTGCGCCGATGA